In Pecten maximus chromosome 10, xPecMax1.1, whole genome shotgun sequence, one genomic interval encodes:
- the LOC117335918 gene encoding uncharacterized protein F54H12.2-like yields MSLVHQNSCECVQSELDLFDTPPTQTSVEDGYWHQIGTVTSVNDGGPYVFDVSGAGDDYLDLANTSLYVKAQILNNDSTNLTDENVAPVNLWLHSLFGDVSVCLNEKLVSSPNNMYPFRAYLETLLSYGPAAKESQLTSGMWYKDTAAQMDTAGNDNHGYIKRKLSTATSRSVEMMGRLHSDLFAQERYLVNNVNMKITLTRSKDVFCLMGEDKEFKVVIKDIYLNVRKVRLSPSVRLAHAKALEISPAKYPIRRIAMKVFSVPRGNHNFVKDNLFLGQMPKRLVIGCVDSDAYSGLITKNPFHFKDFDINFVVLNVDGKQVPTKPLQPNFTQKHYVRSYMGLFNTTGKTFRDEGNNISKDEYGTGFTLFGFDLTPDLSEVGTFHLIKKGNLSLEVHFGTALPNTINVVVYAEFDNIIEIDRNRQILFDYSA; encoded by the coding sequence ATGTCTTTAGTTCATCAGAACTCCTGTGAATGTGTCCAGTCAGAATTAGATTTATTCGATACACCACCCACTCAAACCAGTGTAGAAGATGGATACTGGCATCAAATTGGAACGGTCACATCTGTCAATGATGGTGGCCCTTATGTCTTTGACGTATCAGGAGCTGGAGATGATTACTTGGATCTAGCAAATACTTCCCTCTACGTGAAAGCACAGATCCTCAATAATGATAGCACCAACCTTACCGATGAGAACGTTGCACCTGTTAATCTTTGGTTACATTCACTCTTCGGGGATGTCAGCGTCTGTCTCAATGAAAAACTAGTCTCGTCACCCAACAATATGTATCCATTCAGAGCTTACCTGGAAACGCTACTCAGCTATGGTCCTGCAGCCAAAGAATCTCAGTTGACCAGTGGAATGTGGTATAAGGATACAGCTGCGCAAATGGACACTGCAGGAAACGATAATCATGGCTACATCAAGAGGAAATTGTCAACAGCAACCAGTAGATCTGTGGAAATGATGGGAAGACTCCATTCTGACCTATTTGCCCAGGAAAGATATCTTGTCAATAATGTGAACATGAAAATAACGTTAACCAGAAGTAAAGATGTTTTCTGTTTGATGGGAGAAGACAAAGAATTCAAAGTTGTCATCAAGGACATCTATCTAAACGTGAGAAAAGTTAGACTGAGTCCATCGGTGAGACTGGCCCATGCAAAAGCCCTGGAAATATCACCTGCCAAATACCCAATCAGAAGAATTGCAATGAAAGTATTTTCTGTTCCAagaggaaatcacaattttgtaaAGGATAATCTGTTTCTAGGACAAATGCCTAAGAGATTGGTCATCGGATGTGTGGACAGTGATGCCTATAGTGGACTCATCACCAAGAatccttttcattttaaagattttgatattaattttgttgtccTGAACGTGGATGGCAAACAAGTCCCCACCAAGCCTTTGCAGCCAAATTTCACTCAGAAACATTACGTAAGAAGCTACATGGGTCTGTTTAACACTACCGGCAAAACGTTTCGTGACGAGGGTAATAACATCTCAAAGGATGAATATGGCACTGGTTTTACCCTGTTTGGATTTGATCTGACACCTGACCTTTCAGAAGTGGGCACATTTCATCTTATAAAAAAGGGAAACTTGTCTTTGGAAGTGCATTTCGGAACAGCCCTACCCAATACCATCAACGTTGTGGTGTATGCTGAATTTGACAATATCATAGAAATAGATCGTAACAGACAAATTCTTTTTGATTATAGTGCATGA